The uncultured Campylobacter sp. genome includes the window ATGCTAAAATAATGAAATTTTACGAAAGGCAAAAGAGGTAAAAGCATGCTGATTCTTGGCGAAAAATATAAATTTACCAATATAGAATTAAAAAAGCTTAATAAAAAATTCGACAAAGTCGACATCGTAAAATACACAGCTCGCCCCTTCGTAGAGGTTCGGCTACAGATCGAAGGTCTACTTAAAAATCACAATTATAAATTTCTGATCATAAATACCAAAGAATTTATCGATCCTAAAATGATAAAATTCCTCACGCTTTTGCAGTTTCGCTTCAATCACAAGCGGCTCAAAATTCTAACTATCGAAAAATTTTTAGAAAAATTCTTTCATAAATGTTATATTCCCGACGACGATAGGGATTTGGAATTTTTAAGCAACATTAGGCCGTATAACGACTTCGAGTACGCTACGAAGCGCGTCATAGACTACATAGGCGGAGCGATCTTGTATGTAATATTTTTTGCGATCAAATTTCACGTAAAAAAGAAAATAGACGAGCAGTCGCCGGGGAAATTATACTTCATACAAAATCGCGTAGGATTAAATTTGAAAAATTTCAGATGTTATAAATTTCGAACCATGCACGAGCATTGCGTTCATAATCCATACACAAAAAAAAACGATAGCAGGGTGTTCGAGTTCGGCAAATTTATGAGAAAGACCAGGATAGACGAGCTGCCGCAATGCATCAACGTACTGCGTGGAGATATGCACCTAATCGGGCCTCGCGCGGAGTGGGACATTTTGGTCAGAAACTACGAAAAAGCAATCCCTTATTACAACGAACGCCATCTGGTCCGCCCTGGTATCACCGGCTGGGCGCAGGTTAATTACCCCTATGGAGAAAACATCGATGATGCCAAGCAAAAGCTAATGTATGATCTCTATTACATCAAATACTGGTCGCTGTGGCTGGAGATCAAGACGATCTTTGCGACGATCAACGTTATGATCAGAAAAAAGGGTTTATAAAATTTAATCTCCCAAAACCATCTTTAAAAGCCTATCGTTTACTTTATGAACATCAAATTTTTCCTCCGCGACCCTTCTGCTCTCTAGCCCCATTGTATCGATCGCTTCGGGATTTTGTATAAAATACTCCATCTTCTGCACCAGGGCTTCATATTCGTACGGCGGCACCAAAAAGCCGTTCAGTCCGTCCATGACCGTCTCTTTGCAGCCCACGCTATCAGTCGTGATCACCGCCCTGCCTATCGCCATCGCCTCCTGCGTGCTTCTAGGAACGCCTTCTCTGTAATACGACGGCAGTACGAACACGCTAGAGCCTGCGATCCACTCATCCACATTGTCCACGAAGCCTGGATATATCACGATATCGTCGTTTAGATACATATCTAGGTGTCGTTTTTTCAGACCGAAA containing:
- a CDS encoding sugar transferase — translated: MLILGEKYKFTNIELKKLNKKFDKVDIVKYTARPFVEVRLQIEGLLKNHNYKFLIINTKEFIDPKMIKFLTLLQFRFNHKRLKILTIEKFLEKFFHKCYIPDDDRDLEFLSNIRPYNDFEYATKRVIDYIGGAILYVIFFAIKFHVKKKIDEQSPGKLYFIQNRVGLNLKNFRCYKFRTMHEHCVHNPYTKKNDSRVFEFGKFMRKTRIDELPQCINVLRGDMHLIGPRAEWDILVRNYEKAIPYYNERHLVRPGITGWAQVNYPYGENIDDAKQKLMYDLYYIKYWSLWLEIKTIFATINVMIRKKGL